A section of the Streptomyces sp. SCL15-4 genome encodes:
- a CDS encoding peptidoglycan-binding protein LysM encodes MTTFHAAVVRPDRSVVYCGEVSQAHVDEALAMAAVETAPRSAVRHPRRPGSVFVLREDGDLDWYEPVDAEPFVVRAPDPRSRPAGGHFATDDPPLAGEPVHGLAGTRWIPGAIRLGDGVIGGAMDTPGHPPRVVHHTTESPAGGRYLESVGSYLMLVACEPQLIYCPVTDRVGQFGSLHLSARALRNDGARRTNREGRVCIQIEVLGRARKPWTTGWDPAKKPGWRKILAAVRSWDVPDLFPAGRPAAYPGPGKSRSRSVWRSAGGHFGHVDVPGNDHGDPGAIDTAKVLYQAGPTPPRPNKPKVSVAHLVAAAKKDVPARDGHTTYPAEVRVLENALVAEGLLQRRYADGSFGSKTVAAYAAWQRSKAGGSYTGDAADGIPGIASLRRLAARHGFTATA; translated from the coding sequence ATGACCACCTTCCACGCCGCCGTCGTCCGCCCCGACAGATCCGTCGTCTACTGCGGCGAGGTGAGCCAGGCACACGTCGACGAGGCGCTCGCCATGGCCGCCGTCGAGACCGCGCCCCGCTCCGCCGTCCGGCACCCGCGCCGTCCCGGCTCGGTCTTCGTGCTGCGCGAGGACGGCGACCTCGACTGGTACGAGCCGGTGGACGCCGAGCCGTTCGTCGTCCGCGCCCCGGACCCTCGGTCCCGCCCGGCCGGCGGCCACTTTGCCACCGACGACCCGCCGCTCGCCGGCGAGCCGGTGCACGGCCTGGCCGGCACCCGGTGGATCCCCGGCGCGATCCGGCTCGGCGACGGCGTCATCGGCGGGGCGATGGACACTCCCGGCCATCCGCCCCGGGTCGTGCACCACACCACCGAGTCCCCGGCCGGGGGCAGGTATCTGGAGTCCGTCGGGTCGTACCTGATGCTCGTGGCCTGCGAGCCGCAACTGATCTACTGCCCGGTGACCGACCGGGTCGGCCAGTTCGGATCGCTCCACCTGAGCGCCCGGGCCCTGCGCAACGACGGCGCCCGACGGACCAACCGCGAGGGCAGGGTCTGCATCCAGATCGAGGTCCTCGGCCGCGCCCGCAAGCCCTGGACCACCGGCTGGGATCCGGCGAAGAAGCCGGGCTGGCGGAAGATCCTGGCCGCGGTCCGCTCCTGGGACGTGCCGGACCTGTTCCCGGCCGGACGCCCGGCGGCGTACCCGGGGCCGGGCAAGTCCCGCTCGCGGTCCGTCTGGCGGTCCGCGGGCGGCCACTTCGGGCATGTCGACGTGCCGGGCAACGACCACGGTGATCCGGGGGCGATCGACACCGCCAAGGTGCTGTACCAGGCCGGTCCCACGCCGCCGAGGCCGAACAAGCCGAAGGTCAGCGTCGCCCACCTGGTCGCCGCCGCGAAGAAGGACGTGCCGGCCCGGGACGGACACACCACCTATCCGGCCGAGGTCCGCGTCCTCGAGAACGCCCTCGTCGCCGAGGGTCTCCTCCAGCGCCGGTACGCCGATGGCTCCTTCGGCTCCAAGACGGTTGCCGCGTACGCGGCGTGGCAGCGCAGCAAGGCCGGCGGCTCCTATACCGGCGACGCCGCCGACGGCATACCCGGCATCGCCTCGCTGAGACGCCTGGCCGCCCGCCACGGTTTCACCGCGACCGCCTGA
- a CDS encoding cold-shock protein, whose amino-acid sequence MVAGRVVRFDSARGYGFVAPEGGGEDVFLHVNDSLIPEEYLRSGLVVEFDVENGERGPKASNVRLAEGVDPAPPRRSAAAGRPVVLDESGHPMCDVLSAAEYRREVTELLLNTGPLLTAEQILAIRGALVKFSESHGWVED is encoded by the coding sequence ATGGTCGCGGGTCGTGTCGTCCGGTTCGACAGTGCGCGTGGTTACGGGTTCGTCGCGCCGGAAGGCGGCGGAGAGGACGTCTTCCTGCACGTGAACGATTCGCTGATTCCCGAGGAGTACCTGCGCTCGGGTCTCGTCGTGGAGTTCGACGTGGAGAACGGCGAGCGGGGGCCGAAGGCGTCGAACGTCCGGCTCGCCGAGGGCGTCGATCCCGCCCCGCCCCGGCGATCGGCCGCGGCGGGCCGGCCGGTGGTGCTGGACGAGTCCGGCCATCCGATGTGCGATGTGCTCAGCGCCGCGGAGTACCGGCGCGAGGTGACGGAACTCCTGCTGAACACCGGCCCCTTGCTGACCGCCGAGCAGATCCTCGCCATCCGCGGCGCGCTGGTGAAGTTCAGCGAGAGCCACGGATGGGTCGAGGACTGA
- a CDS encoding TetR/AcrR family transcriptional regulator — MTGPRTAGKKRANGVESRQRILDAAVAIAGERGYEGTSIAAVSSRCGLPASSIYWHFQDKDDLITAVIERSFETWLAAVELPGEEAGTPLDRVVIMAANVARSLVNEPDFLRLGLMLALERRPEEPRSRAVFFQVRAIARQRIEQVVRFVLPHLDDDAVRLLTTYAIAGADGLFVQREFNGDSIDLVELFQFHARQVYETGIRMAAECVR; from the coding sequence ATGACCGGGCCGCGGACGGCGGGCAAGAAACGTGCCAACGGCGTGGAGTCGCGGCAGCGGATCCTCGACGCGGCGGTGGCCATCGCGGGCGAACGCGGTTACGAGGGCACGTCCATCGCGGCGGTCAGCTCCCGCTGCGGACTGCCGGCCAGCTCCATCTACTGGCACTTCCAGGACAAGGACGACCTGATCACCGCGGTCATCGAGCGCAGCTTCGAGACCTGGCTCGCGGCCGTCGAGCTGCCGGGCGAGGAGGCCGGCACTCCCCTGGACCGGGTCGTGATCATGGCGGCGAACGTGGCCAGGTCCCTGGTGAACGAACCGGACTTCCTGCGCCTCGGCCTCATGCTCGCCCTGGAGCGGCGGCCCGAGGAACCGCGCAGCCGGGCGGTGTTCTTCCAGGTCCGCGCCATCGCACGGCAGCGGATCGAGCAAGTCGTCCGGTTCGTGCTGCCGCACCTGGACGACGACGCGGTGCGCCTGCTGACCACCTATGCCATCGCGGGCGCCGACGGACTGTTCGTCCAGCGCGAGTTCAACGGCGACAGCATCGACCTGGTCGAGCTGTTCCAGTTCCACGCCCGGCAGGTGTACGAGACGGGCATCCGCATGGCGGCGGAGTGCGTCCGATGA
- a CDS encoding amidohydrolase family protein, translating to MPAALRRIDVHQHVTPPFYGALLAQAGIAEAGGRALPDWSPQAALESMDQLGTATAVVSVSTPGTGFLSDPAEAAGLARRLNDFSAALAADHPGRFGWFATLPMPDADAAVNEARRALLSLGADGVTLLANTQGVYLGAPGQDALWRCLDEHGAVVFVHPAELPAPAIKDIPPFAADFLLDTTRAAYLLVRGGIVRDCPNIRFVLSHGGGFVPYASHRMAVTIANETGRCPLDVLEDFRSFYFDTALTSSPAALPTLLGFARPGHVLFGSDWPFAPTAAGQYFAAGLDTHVDPGTLTAVNRTNAEALFPRLAGRTPAPPARPLTARLRHSVHRAGARLAFKLVQPGAD from the coding sequence ATGCCCGCCGCACTTCGCCGGATCGACGTCCACCAGCACGTCACACCGCCCTTCTACGGCGCCCTGCTCGCCCAGGCGGGCATCGCCGAGGCGGGTGGCCGCGCCCTGCCCGACTGGAGTCCGCAGGCGGCGCTGGAGTCGATGGACCAGCTGGGCACCGCCACGGCCGTGGTGTCCGTCTCCACGCCCGGGACCGGGTTCCTCAGCGACCCGGCCGAGGCCGCCGGCCTGGCCCGGCGGCTCAACGACTTCTCCGCGGCCCTGGCCGCCGACCACCCCGGCCGTTTCGGCTGGTTCGCCACCCTGCCCATGCCGGACGCCGACGCCGCCGTGAACGAGGCGCGCCGGGCCCTGCTCTCGCTGGGGGCCGACGGGGTCACCCTGCTCGCCAACACCCAGGGCGTCTACCTCGGCGCGCCCGGCCAGGACGCGCTGTGGCGGTGCCTGGACGAGCACGGCGCCGTGGTGTTCGTCCACCCGGCCGAGCTGCCGGCGCCCGCGATCAAGGACATCCCGCCGTTCGCCGCCGACTTCCTGCTGGACACCACCCGCGCCGCCTACCTCCTGGTGCGCGGCGGCATCGTGCGCGACTGCCCGAACATCCGGTTCGTGCTGAGCCACGGCGGCGGCTTCGTCCCGTACGCCTCCCACCGCATGGCCGTCACCATCGCGAACGAGACCGGGCGCTGCCCGCTGGACGTGCTGGAGGACTTCCGGTCCTTCTACTTCGACACCGCGCTGACCTCCAGCCCGGCGGCCCTGCCCACCCTGCTGGGCTTCGCCCGTCCCGGGCACGTGCTGTTCGGCAGCGATTGGCCGTTCGCGCCCACCGCCGCCGGGCAGTACTTCGCGGCCGGCCTGGACACCCACGTGGACCCCGGCACCCTGACCGCCGTCAACCGTACGAACGCCGAAGCGCTCTTCCCCCGACTGGCCGGCCGGACCCCCGCTCCACCGGCCCGCCCGCTCACCGCGCGGCTGCGCCACTCCGTGCACCGGGCCGGTGCCCGGCTCGCCTTCAAGCTGGTCCAGCCCGGCGCCGACTGA
- a CDS encoding ferredoxin has product MQIVVDLTRCQGYAQCVFLAPDVFRLHGEEGLLYKPSVPDDRLERVRQVAAACPVRAILVGEEVGTGGG; this is encoded by the coding sequence ATGCAGATCGTCGTGGATCTCACGCGCTGCCAGGGCTACGCGCAGTGTGTGTTCCTCGCCCCGGACGTCTTCCGGTTGCACGGTGAGGAAGGCCTGCTGTACAAGCCGTCGGTGCCCGACGACCGGCTGGAGCGCGTCCGCCAGGTTGCGGCCGCCTGCCCGGTGCGGGCGATCCTCGTCGGCGAGGAGGTGGGCACCGGTGGCGGGTGA
- a CDS encoding NAD(P)/FAD-dependent oxidoreductase yields the protein MAGEARDGRIVVVGASLAGLRAAETLRDEGFTGSLTVVGDEPHPPYDRPPLSKQVLLDEAPADSTGLPVRRDPDAEWRLGVAATGLDPLARRVLLADGESLPYDRLLIATGTRARPWPDPAGAALDGVFTLRTREDATGLAARLAAGPGRVLVVGAGFTGSEIASACRKRGLQVTVAERGPDPLVGALGGTLSRLAALMHREHGVDLRCGVTVTALLGDGAGRFTGADLSDGTRVEADVCVVALGAVRNVEWLAESGLAAGPRGIACDAGCRAFTRYGIVTDDIFVAGDVSRFPHPLFGYQMLSLEHWGNAVAQAEVAAHNMVSPGPLRRPHLSLPVFWSTQFGLNIKSVGVPTYSDHIVIAQGSLEAGRLAMVYGYRGRVTAAVTVDMAKSVDYYRHLIETAAPFPPPPGAADRALTADIPLPSDVPDPKGLSHEPVVALTGHLPDRALMVVQPPG from the coding sequence GTGGCGGGTGAGGCGCGGGACGGCCGCATCGTCGTCGTCGGCGCCTCGCTCGCCGGGCTGCGGGCCGCCGAGACGCTCCGGGACGAGGGTTTCACCGGTTCGCTGACCGTGGTCGGGGACGAACCCCATCCGCCCTACGACCGGCCGCCGCTGTCCAAGCAGGTGCTGCTCGACGAGGCCCCCGCGGACAGCACGGGACTGCCGGTGCGCCGGGACCCGGACGCCGAGTGGCGTCTCGGCGTGGCCGCCACCGGGCTGGACCCGCTGGCCCGGCGGGTGCTGCTGGCCGACGGGGAGTCACTGCCGTACGACCGGCTGCTCATCGCCACCGGGACCCGGGCGCGGCCCTGGCCCGACCCGGCCGGCGCGGCCCTGGACGGCGTGTTCACCCTGCGCACGCGCGAGGACGCGACGGGGCTGGCGGCGCGGCTGGCCGCCGGACCCGGACGGGTGCTGGTCGTCGGCGCCGGATTCACCGGTTCGGAGATCGCCTCGGCCTGCCGCAAGCGGGGACTTCAGGTGACGGTCGCCGAACGCGGCCCCGATCCGCTGGTCGGCGCGCTCGGCGGGACGCTGTCCCGGCTCGCGGCCCTGATGCACCGCGAGCACGGGGTGGACCTGCGCTGCGGGGTGACGGTGACCGCGCTGCTCGGCGACGGTGCCGGCCGGTTCACCGGGGCGGATCTGTCCGACGGGACCCGCGTCGAGGCGGACGTGTGCGTGGTGGCGCTGGGCGCGGTGCGCAACGTGGAGTGGCTGGCGGAGTCGGGGCTGGCGGCGGGCCCGCGCGGGATCGCCTGCGACGCGGGGTGCCGGGCCTTCACCCGGTACGGGATCGTCACCGACGACATCTTCGTGGCCGGGGACGTCTCCCGGTTCCCGCATCCGCTGTTCGGCTACCAGATGCTCTCGCTGGAGCACTGGGGCAACGCGGTCGCGCAGGCCGAGGTGGCGGCCCACAACATGGTCAGCCCCGGGCCGCTGCGCCGCCCGCACCTGTCCCTGCCGGTGTTCTGGTCCACCCAGTTCGGCCTGAACATCAAGTCGGTGGGCGTGCCGACCTACTCCGACCACATCGTCATCGCCCAGGGATCGCTGGAGGCGGGCCGGCTGGCGATGGTCTACGGCTACCGGGGCCGGGTCACCGCCGCGGTCACCGTCGACATGGCCAAGTCGGTCGACTACTACCGGCATCTCATCGAGACCGCCGCCCCGTTCCCGCCCCCGCCCGGCGCGGCGGACCGCGCGCTCACGGCCGACATCCCGCTGCCCTCGGACGTGCCGGACCCGAAGGGGCTGTCCCACGAACCCGTCGTGGCGCTCACCGGTCATCTGCCCGACCGAGCGCTGATGGTGGTGCAGCCGCCCGGCTGA
- a CDS encoding cytochrome P450, protein MAPGTLLARITDYASRPDPYPLYARARAAGPVLRQDDGSFLVGGYHEIAALLHDPRMSADERARTTPTPYEGSRDASFLRLDDPEHHRLRTLAMRPFGPPHSPHRVDAMRGEIARITEELLAGLPADRPVDIVDDFAYPLPVIVICRLLGVPREDEPRFRAWSDALVATADIRPGEDTTEVERAGDRAGAELRQYLLDLAERRRGRPADDMLSAFVNEPDPSLRLTSQELAVTAALLLIAGHETTVNLITNGVLTLLRGPEHLRRLSREPGLLPVAVEELLRYEPPVHLRERVPLVDIEVAGTTLPAGTSVMLALASGNRDSRRFPDPDRFDPGRADNEHLGFGSGIHLCYGAPLARIEAQTALGALLPRLRTARLVEDPPPYRQNAMLRGPRHLRVRL, encoded by the coding sequence ATGGCCCCCGGCACCCTGCTGGCCCGGATCACCGACTACGCGAGCCGCCCCGATCCCTACCCGCTGTACGCGCGAGCGCGGGCGGCCGGGCCGGTGCTGCGGCAGGACGACGGCTCCTTCCTGGTCGGCGGCTACCACGAGATCGCCGCGCTGCTGCACGATCCCCGGATGAGCGCCGACGAGCGGGCCCGCACCACGCCGACGCCGTACGAGGGGAGCCGGGACGCGTCGTTCCTGCGGCTCGACGACCCCGAGCACCACCGGCTGCGCACCCTGGCCATGCGGCCGTTCGGCCCCCCGCACAGCCCGCACCGGGTCGACGCCATGCGCGGGGAGATCGCGCGCATCACCGAGGAGCTGCTGGCGGGCCTGCCGGCGGACCGGCCGGTCGACATCGTGGACGACTTCGCCTATCCGCTGCCGGTCATCGTGATCTGCCGGCTGCTCGGCGTGCCGCGCGAGGACGAGCCGCGGTTCAGGGCCTGGTCCGACGCCCTGGTGGCGACCGCCGACATCCGGCCGGGCGAGGACACCACGGAGGTGGAGCGGGCCGGTGACCGGGCCGGCGCCGAGCTGCGGCAGTATCTGCTGGACCTCGCCGAGCGGCGCCGCGGCCGGCCGGCCGACGACATGCTCTCCGCCTTCGTCAACGAGCCCGACCCGTCTTTGCGGCTGACCTCGCAGGAACTCGCGGTGACCGCCGCGCTGCTGCTCATCGCGGGGCACGAGACCACGGTCAACCTGATCACCAACGGCGTGCTGACCCTGCTGCGCGGGCCCGAGCACCTTCGGCGGCTGTCCCGGGAACCCGGGCTGCTGCCGGTCGCGGTGGAGGAGTTGCTGCGCTACGAGCCTCCGGTCCACCTGCGGGAGCGGGTGCCCCTGGTGGACATCGAGGTGGCCGGCACCACCCTGCCCGCGGGCACCTCCGTGATGCTGGCGCTGGCCTCCGGCAACCGCGACTCCCGGCGGTTTCCCGACCCGGACCGGTTCGACCCCGGCCGCGCGGACAACGAGCACCTGGGCTTCGGCAGCGGCATCCACCTGTGCTACGGCGCGCCGCTCGCCCGGATCGAGGCCCAGACGGCACTGGGCGCGCTGCTGCCCCGGCTGCGGACCGCCCGGCTGGTCGAGGACCCGCCGCCGTACCGGCAGAACGCCATGCTGCGCGGCCCCCGCCATCTGCGCGTCCGGCTGTGA